The region CAAGCAGGTAGGCCAGCGGCAGGCTGCCCACCAACAGCGTCCACTGGTTGACCTTGCTGGAGATCAGCGTGCCGATCGCGGCGGCGCCGTTGCCCCGGACGGCGAACAGGATCGCCACGATGAACTCCGGCGCTTCCGACGCCAGCGGCGCAAGCCACTGCACGAGCAGGAACTGGTCGATGCCAAGCTGGGTGCCGGTGGCGATCAGCGAGTGCGCGAAGGGCTCGGCACAGGCAAGGATCACCACGGCGGCGAAGACGAACAACGCGATCACCAGCGGTCGGCGGAGGTGCTTGGGGAGGTCGCCGATGGTCGCGGCGGTGCCGACCAGGTCGGGTTCCGCTGCCTCGGCGCGCGAGACCTTCCACAGGTAGAACACGAAGAACGCGAGCAATGCGAACCCGAGCAGCAGCGAGATCTGGCCGGTCGTCGGCACCACGAAGGCGACCAGCGAGCCGATCGCCAGGAAACCGAGCTCCACCCGGTAACCGGACTCCAGGGTCAGCTCCCGCACCGACTTCCCGGTGCGCTGCTTGGCCCGCGCGAGCGCCACGATCGCCACCAGCGACCAGCCCAGGCCGAGTAGCAACCTGTTCGAGCCGGTCATGTTCGCCGCTGCGTAGGCGACGTATTCGGGGTTGCTGCCCGCGGTGTAGGCGAAGTAGAGGTCGACCGCGTACTCGGGCAACACGGCGATCACCGCGAGGATCGCGATCGCCAAGCCGCCGGAGATGTCGACCTGCGCCGCCTCGGCGGCCCAGGCCAGCACGAACGACGAGGCCACCACTGCCATGCCGAACAGGAGCAACCCCAGCAACGGACTCGGGGACAGTCCGGCGAACCGCACGATCAAAGCGGGCACCGTCAGCGCCGCGCAGAACGCGAGCGGACGCAGCAGTGTGGTGGACATCGAGTTCCTTCCCGGACCTCGGTCGGCCACCGCCGGAGACGGATCTCAGCGTGTCGAACGGTGGGCTTGCGGACTACTCCCCTTCGGAATGCCACTACCTTCACCCTGGTTTCGTAGTTTTCGCAACCAACGAAACGTTTGCGCGGCATGCACCCAGGGGTTGCGTGGTGAGGAACAATCGAGCTCGCCATGCCGAAAAATCCCGCACCGAACGCCGCAGAACCCGGCCTGCCCAGGCAGGACGCCGAACCGACCGAGGCCCAGCTCACCGCCGCCGCGGCGACGTTCGCGCTGCTGGCCAGCCCACCCCGATTACACCTTGTGTGGTTGATCACACACGGTTCCTACGACGTCGGCACGCTGGCCAAGCGAGTCGGCATCAGCATCGCGACGGTCAGCCAGCACCTGAGCAAACTCCGCCTGGCCGGGGTCATCACCGCCCGCCGAGAGGGCCGGCGCCACCTCTACACCGTCGACGACCCGCACGTGATGACGCTGGTCGAGCAGATCTTCGACCACATCGCCCCGGACGGCACCCTCGCGCCCGACCCGCCGACGCCGCCGCGCTGAATCCGGCTGTTCCAGCGCGTTCCCCGGCTTCGTTCTGGCAGTCTGTTCGGGTGCTGGAGATCGCAGACAAGCTGGGCTCGGTGCTATCGGCCCTGATCGGCCTTGTCGGGCTGGTCCTGACCGGGTACGGCCTGTGGCTGCAACGCCGCACGACCCCCACGCCGCCGGTCCTCCAGCCGCCTCCAGCCGACCCGCCGGAGCCGGAGCCGCGGCTGGAGGTGCCGGACCGCTCGGACTGGGTGCCGCCGTCAACGCACCTGCCCCCCGGCAGCCAGGGCTACGGCGGCCCACCACCAATGCCGCACCCGCGGGTCGAGGCCCCGACCCCGGCACCGCGCCGAACTGCCCTGGTCGTCGGTCTCGTATTGCTCGGCGTGGCGGCGGTGCTCGGCGTCGTCACCTGGATCCTGTAGCGAAGTCGGCGACTGGGCTGACCGCAGTGTCAATTGACGCTGCGGTCAGTGCACCGCCCAGGAGTTCGCCAGTCGCCGCTCGTGGGGGCAGATGCGAAAAGCGGTGCGGGCCACCCGTGGCTGGTGACCCGCACCGCTTGTCGGTCCGATCTGTCAGATGTCGAACCTGCCGTCCTGCACTCGACGTACGAAGGCGGCGAACGCCGCGTTGTCGATGTTCAAGATCGGGCTGTGCGCGCCGAGCTTCGTGTCCCGGATACCAGTGCGCCCCGGGGCGAAGCCGACCTCGACGCAGTTCGCGTTCTGCTCACTTCGTGTGGACTTGCGCCAGCCTTTGAACTCCATGGCGACGATCCTTGCTCTACAGGGGTTGTGCTGGACTCAGTAGCTCTCGGCTACTTCCAGCACCTTATCCCTGGATGCCACGGGATCGAGCGCTGCGCCGACCATGCGGGACCACAGCCGGTTGTAAAGCTCTACGTCCTCGCGGTTGTCGAGGTACTTTCCGTCGTGGTGTTCCTCCAAGTACACGAACTCCAGTGGGCCGGAGTTTCCCGGGGCCTCGATGCGGAACGTCATGAACGACTGGCTCCGCGCCGCAGCATGAATCCGCGCGTCGAAGGGCAACACCTGGAGTTGCACGTTGGGAAGCTCGGAAATCTTCGCCACGTGCTCAAGCTGCTCCCGCATGACGTCTGAGGTTCCAACCATGGTGCGAAGGGCGGATTCAGACAGCACGAAGCCAATGTCAGGCGCTTCCTCCTTGGTGAAGATCTCCTGACGTTCTGCTCGTGCCCGAAACACGTCATCCATGTCCGGCACGACCTGCCGCACAGCCTCGGCGCGCATCGCTTGGATGTATCCGGGCGTCTGCACCAAGCCGGGTAGGAACTCGCATTGGTAGTGGTTGATCACCGAGGCGTCAGCTTCGAGGTCGACCATCATGCGGGCGTACTTGTGGTAAATCGCTCGATAGCCAGTCCAGCGGCCGCGTTGTTCGCTGCCCTTCGCCAGGCCGAGGTAGAAGCTGCGGTCAACGCGGACGCGGACCTTGCTCGCGTAGAACTCGACGAGCTGTTCCAGGACTTGGCGTTTCAGGCCGGTTTGCCCCGACTCCAAACGGCTGATCGTGCTTTCCGCTTTGCCGATCGCACGCCCGGCCTCGCCCAGGTCGCAGCCTGCGTCTTCACGTAGGTGTCGAAGCTCGTGTCCAAGCTGGAGTCGACGCACTGTTGGTGTCGGCATGTTCTTAAGCCTTCCACGCTCCGGGCGATCGGCGGCGCGATCTCACCCGATCATGTTACTGCCCAAAACGCAATTGCGTTGCTACCTTGGTCGTACTCAAAACGGAATTGCATCGAGAACGCGAGGACTCAGATGGCCTATCTTTCTCCTTGTTTTCAGCACCTATGACATCAAGGTGAAAGATATGAACATTGTGCACTTGCGTTTTAGGGACTTGGGGCCCGGTGTTGGTCGCCGTGGCTGGTCG is a window of Saccharopolyspora phatthalungensis DNA encoding:
- a CDS encoding ArsR/SmtB family transcription factor, producing the protein MPKNPAPNAAEPGLPRQDAEPTEAQLTAAAATFALLASPPRLHLVWLITHGSYDVGTLAKRVGISIATVSQHLSKLRLAGVITARREGRRHLYTVDDPHVMTLVEQIFDHIAPDGTLAPDPPTPPR
- a CDS encoding helix-turn-helix domain-containing protein, with the translated sequence MPTPTVRRLQLGHELRHLREDAGCDLGEAGRAIGKAESTISRLESGQTGLKRQVLEQLVEFYASKVRVRVDRSFYLGLAKGSEQRGRWTGYRAIYHKYARMMVDLEADASVINHYQCEFLPGLVQTPGYIQAMRAEAVRQVVPDMDDVFRARAERQEIFTKEEAPDIGFVLSESALRTMVGTSDVMREQLEHVAKISELPNVQLQVLPFDARIHAAARSQSFMTFRIEAPGNSGPLEFVYLEEHHDGKYLDNREDVELYNRLWSRMVGAALDPVASRDKVLEVAESY
- a CDS encoding sodium:proton exchanger, producing the protein MSTTLLRPLAFCAALTVPALIVRFAGLSPSPLLGLLLFGMAVVASSFVLAWAAEAAQVDISGGLAIAILAVIAVLPEYAVDLYFAYTAGSNPEYVAYAAANMTGSNRLLLGLGWSLVAIVALARAKQRTGKSVRELTLESGYRVELGFLAIGSLVAFVVPTTGQISLLLGFALLAFFVFYLWKVSRAEAAEPDLVGTAATIGDLPKHLRRPLVIALFVFAAVVILACAEPFAHSLIATGTQLGIDQFLLVQWLAPLASEAPEFIVAILFAVRGNGAAAIGTLISSKVNQWTLLVGSLPLAYLLGGGGTALHLDARQVEEFLLTATQTVLGVAALLALRFPRWAAWTLLGLFAIQFALPGQTARYVLCGIYAVIAVAALIRNRRHIRSTLAAPFRNQVADSQATPDPAPASSAR
- a CDS encoding DUF397 domain-containing protein is translated as MEFKGWRKSTRSEQNANCVEVGFAPGRTGIRDTKLGAHSPILNIDNAAFAAFVRRVQDGRFDI